One Thunnus maccoyii chromosome 14, fThuMac1.1, whole genome shotgun sequence genomic window carries:
- the LOC121912136 gene encoding polymeric immunoglobulin receptor-like: MSFIPHLILAGLIGIHCKIITVSRVSVKAGGSISIPCLYDQYYRNHVKHLCQGYKWQSCHIVVDTNQRKSSSGKFSISDDTNQRIFTVTINEITHKDTDFWCVVEKWGEDVGQYFQLSVTTGMSNLYVDQQEITAFEGGSVTINCHYKYSAERKWCRLGRTCVTNQSGSIDGTAVTIDASVSNDFTVTMSKLRTESSGWYWCAAGDLQMPLHVTVNELPTATLKHHHNRGWWRELAR, from the exons ATGAGTTTTATTCCTCACCTAATACTGGCTGGACTCATTG GAATTCACTGTAAAATTATTACAGTGAGTCGAGTTTCAGTTAAGGCTGGAGGCTCCATCTCTATCCCATGTCTCTATGACCAGTACTACAGAAACCATGTGAAACACTTGTGTCAAGGATATAAATGGCAGTCGTGTCATATAGTAGTTGACACAAACCAACGAAAAAGTAGTTCAGGAAAGTTTTCAATCTCTGATGATACAAACCAAAGAATCTTCACTGTGACTATTAATGAAATAACGCATAAGGACACTGATTTCTGGTGTGTTGTGGAGAAATGGGGGGAAGATGTCGGACAGTATTTTCAGCTGTCAGTGACCACAG GTATGTCAAATCTGTACGTGGACCAACAAGAAATTACCGCATTTGAAGGAGGAAGTGTGACTATCAACTGTCACTATAAATACTCAGCAGAAAGAAAGTGGTGCAGACTGGGCCGCACCTGTGTGACAAATCAGTCTGGATCAATAGATGGAACAGCAGTGACCATCGACGCCAGTGTCTCTAATGATTTCACTGTGACCATGAGTAAACTGAGGACAGAGAGCAGCGGCTGGTACTGGTGTGCTGCAGGAGACTTACAGATGCCATTGCACGTAACTGTTAATGAATTACCCACAGCAA CCCTCAAACACCACCATAACCGGGGCTGGTGGAGAGAGCTTGCAAGATGA